Part of the Terriglobales bacterium genome is shown below.
CCTTGTCCGACCATACCCGTCGCCCCTAGAAGAATCACCTTCACGTGTGTGTGACCACCTTTCAACTTAGTTTTGGAATTGCTCGACAGCTAGTAACTTTACTGGAACTCAAGCATTACAATCTCGGGATTCGATCCCAGCCGCAGCGGCGGTCCCCACGTTCCTGCTCCGCTCGAAGTGAAAACCTGCATCTTCCCGATCTGGCTTAAGCCATACACAAACTGCCGGTAAATCCGCCGCGCCATCCAACTCCAAGGTATGAACTGCCCAAGGTGGGTATGCCCGGATAGCTGCAGGGAAACGCCGGCGGCCTCGGCGATCTCCGGATGGTCGGGGGCATGCGTCAACAGAATGCTCGCGCGATCGCGATCCAATCGGATGCCGCGTAGCACCGACGCAAAGTTGCTATCCAGCGCCGCGTTCCGGTAGGGCACACCAACAATCTGCAAACCATCCACTTCTACCTTCTCATTGCTGAGCACGCGGACTCCGGCCGCCGCAATGGCATGCAGATACTTGCTGTCGTCCCCAAATTGCTCATGATTTCCCGCGACGAAATACACGCCGTGTGGCGCCACAAGCTCGCTCAATGGCTCCGCTGCTCGCCGCGCATCGATGGCCGTGCCGTCATACAAATCTCCAGCGATAAAAATCGCGTCCGGCTCCTCATTCAAAATCTTTGCAACCATACGCCGCAGAAAACTGCCGTTTCGCACATGCCCCAGGTGCAGATCGCTGATCAGCGCCGCTCTTCGCCCGCGCCATGCCGCCGGCAAGTTCGCGAGCCGAACCGTCGTTCGCGTGATCCGCGTCCAGCTTGCATTGAAAACTCCGTAGAGTCCGGCCACTACTGCAGCACCGAACAGCAATTCCACCGTCCGATGGAAGTTCATGGCCAGCCCCGCCACCTGCGCAACTCCAAAAGCAATCCAGGAGAAAACCGCGGCGAGAACAAGAAAGGTCAGCAACCCCAACCAAACCGCAGCAGCCTTGTAAAACGCGCGCACAGCAGCATTGGTATAGCGATATGCGAGTAGCGAAGCGGCGACAAAGCTCACCGACAAAAAGCCAAGGACCAGTTTGATCCAGAACGCCCCGTGGGCATCGCTCCCTGCGGGTGAGAATGTCCACGTCTCATAGAGGAGAAGATGCGTCAAAGAAAG
Proteins encoded:
- a CDS encoding metallophosphoesterase, whose amino-acid sequence is MTRKRLIAFIAIIQSVLSLTHLLLYETWTFSPAGSDAHGAFWIKLVLGFLSVSFVAASLLAYRYTNAAVRAFYKAAAVWLGLLTFLVLAAVFSWIAFGVAQVAGLAMNFHRTVELLFGAAVVAGLYGVFNASWTRITRTTVRLANLPAAWRGRRAALISDLHLGHVRNGSFLRRMVAKILNEEPDAIFIAGDLYDGTAIDARRAAEPLSELVAPHGVYFVAGNHEQFGDDSKYLHAIAAAGVRVLSNEKVEVDGLQIVGVPYRNAALDSNFASVLRGIRLDRDRASILLTHAPDHPEIAEAAGVSLQLSGHTHLGQFIPWSWMARRIYRQFVYGLSQIGKMQVFTSSGAGTWGPPLRLGSNPEIVMLEFQ